A region of the Candidatus Hydrogenedentota bacterium genome:
CTATCTTGCGGCGGATCCCGCACCGGAGCCCCGGCTGGGGCTGGCGGTGTCGCGCAAGGTGGGCAACGCGGTGGCCCGCAACCGGGTCAAACGCCGCATCCGGGACCTCTTCCGGCGGCGGCGCGCGGGGATGGCCGCAGGGACGCATGTCGTGGTGGTGGCGCGTCCGGGAAGCGCCGAGCTGGCTTCCGGGGCCTTCTTTGGGGAACTGGAAGGCCTGCTGCGCCGCGGGGGCGCGCTGGATGGCTAGGCTCCTGGTGGCCTGCATCCGGATCTACCAGCGGACGCTTTCGCCCCTTCTGGGCAACCACTGCCGGTTCTACCCGTCGTGTTCCCAGTATGCGGTGGAGGCCCTCCAGATCCACGGGGTGTTCCGGGGCACCGCCTACGCCGCGTGGCGGCTGCTGCGGTGCCAGCCCTTCTGCAAGGGGGGACACGACCCGGTGCCCGCGCCGCGGGCCCGGACGAAGACGGGCGGATTTTAGGGAGACAGCGATTGTTCGACGATGAGCAAGACAGGAAGATGCAGCGGAACCAGCTGCTGGCCATTGTGCTGATGGTCGCGCTGGTGCTGGTGTGGACGCAGTTTTTCATGCCGGCCCCGCCGAAGAAGCCCGCCCCGCAGACGCCTGTCACCGCCGAGATGCCGGCCGCGCCGGAAGATCCGGCGCAGACCCCCGAAACCGCCGACGCCCCGGCGGTGGACCCCGCCTCCCCCCTGTCGTGGCTGCCCCCCGCCGCCGACATGCCGGCGGACCCCGCAGCCGACGAGGTGACGCTCAAGAACGACCAGTTGGAGCTTGTCTTCACCCGCGTGGGCGCGCGGCTGAAGCGGGCCACGGTCATCCTGGGGAAAGAGGGGGAGGACTCCCGCCAGCTGGTGCCCCAGCCCAAGCCGGACACGCCCGACACCGCCGCCGAGTACCCTCTCGGACTGCGGTTTGGCGGGCAGTTCTGGGGGGACGCGGCCAACGACCGCCGATGGGACGCGGCGGTCTCGCCGGACGGCCTGGAGGCGGTCTTCACGCTGGAGGCCCCCGGCCGGGCGCGGGTGACCAAGACCTTCCGCCTCGGTGCGGAGGGGCACACGCTGGACACGCGGGTGGGGTTTGCGAACCTCGGGGCGGAGCCGCAGCTGCTCGGTCTGGACACGCGCGAGCCCGCCCTGGCCCTTCTCTGGGGGCCGGATGTGGCCTCGGGTGACCTGACCAAGGGCGCGTCCCAGCATTTCGTGTGGCGCGTGGGGGACGGCAACACCTACAAGGCGACCACGAAACTGGACGCGGCGGATCCGGTCGAGCGGATCATGTCGCCCGAGTGGGTGGCCGTCTGGAGCGCCTACTTCTGCGTGGGGCTCAAGCCGGAGTTCGCGGGCGGCCAGGGCTGGATTGAGGGGCGGGCCGGGGATTTTCTCGTGGGCGTCGGCGCGCCGCGCGAGGAGCTGGCCCCCGGCGCGGAGGCCGCCTGGGCCTACAAGGTGTACATCGGGTCCACGGCGGTGCGCGACATGGCGGCGGGGTGGCCGACCCTGCCGTCGGTGCAGCGCTTCTTCACCAGCGTGACCCTGATGGACAAGTTCGCCAAGGCCCTGCTCGTGGTCCTCAACTGGTGCCACGACCATGTCTGGGCGAACTACGGCATCGCCATCATCCTGCTGACCCTGCTCGTGCGGATCGCGGTGTTCCCGCTCACGTACAAGAGCATGCTCAGCATGAAGAGGATGCAGAAGCTCGCCCCGGAGCTGGAGCGCCTCAAGGCGGAGTGCGGCGAGGACCAGCAGGAGTTCCAGAAGCGGAGCATGGAGCTCTACAAGGAGCGCGGGGTCAACCCCCTGGGCGGCTGCCTGCCCCTGTTCCTCCAGATGCCCGTGTTTTTCGCGCTCTACCGCATGCTGTGGAGCGCCTTTGAGCTGCGGAGCGCCCCGTTCCTCTGGATCGCCGACCTGTCCGAGGCCGACCGCCTGTTCACGTTCCCGTTCACGATCCCGTTCATTTCGGTGGACAGCCTGAACCTGCTGCCCATTCTGAGCGCCGTGGCCATGTACGCCAGCCAGAAGATCATGCCCCCCTCGGGGCCGGTTCAAAACCCCCAGCAGAAACTGATGATGAACCTCATGCCGTTCATCTTCTCCGTGTTCATGTACAACCTGGCCTCCGGGCTGAACCTGTACATCCTCGTGAGCACGCTGCTGGGCATCGCCCAGAATTTTGTGATTCAGGGCGCGAATGTTTCCGTTGAACCCGTAAAAAAGCGGACCCCCAGAAAGGCGCGCCACTTCTACGACGCCGCCCAGGCCAAGAAACGCGAAATGGCCAAGGAAATCAGGCGTGAAAAGGAAGACAAGCGCTCCCGGAACCGGAAGGACAAGCCCTAGGCCGGCGGTCCGCGTTCCCCGCGCCCCCAAAGGGCGCGCATGGAGATGTGACAACCTATGAAATCGGTGGAAGCGCGCGGAAAAACCCGCGAGGAAGCCATTCAGGGCGCCCTCAGACAGTTGGGCGTCGAACTCTACGAAGTGGACAAGATCGAAATCCTGGACGAGGGGAGCCGGGGCCTCTTCGGCTTCGGCGCCCGGGACGCCCATGTCCGGCTGACCTGCCAGCACCTGCACGACACCCCCGCCCGCGCCGAGTCCGGCGGCGACCGCGGCGGCGACCGCGACCGTGACCGCGGACGAAGAGGCGGCCGGGGCCGCGACCGGGACAACCGCGGCGGCGAGCAGCCGCCGCGTGGACAGGGCGGGCAGGGTCAGGAGCGCCGCGACGGACGCCAGGGCGGCGGCCAGCAGTCCCGCGACGGCCAGTCCCGCGACGGCCAGTCCCGCGGACGCGGCGGCAATGAACAGAGCCGCGGCGGCAATGACGCCAACCGCGGCCGGGGACGCGACAACCGCGGCGGCGGCCAGCAGGGCGGCGGCCAGCAGGGCGGCGGCAATGCCCGCCCCCAGCAGCAGCGCCGGGCGGAGGCTCCCGCAGCCCCCGCGCGGGAGAACGCCCCGTCGGAGGACGTGGCGACGAAGCACACCAGCGTGCACGACGAGGCGCTTGACGCGCTGCGCCGCGCCGAGATGTTCGAGCAGGCCCTGGCCGACGGCGGCGCGGACGCGCCGGACACGGCGGCCGAGGACCGCGCCCCCCTTCCCCCGGCGCAGGCCGAGGAGCCCGTGGACCCCATCACGGACGAGCAGGGCGCGGAGGCGGCGGAGCTGCTGCGCGCGATGCTGGACAAGATGGGCCTGCCGGGCGAGGTCGCCTTTGTGCGCTCCGACGACGGCACGCCCCGCCTCGACGTCAAGTCGGAGCACACCCCCATGCTGATCGGGCGCAAGGGCCACACCCTGAACGCCCTCCAGTACCTCGTCAACCGGATGCTCACCAAGGGCGACACGGCGGAGAACACCGAGCGCCTCGTGGTGGACATTGAGGGCTATGTGGACCGGCGCCGCCAGTCGCTGGAGGACCTCGCCCGCACCATGGCCTCGCGGGCCAAGGAAAGCGGCCGCATCGTCCGCCTCAAGCCCCTCAGCCCCCAGGAGCGCCGCATCATCCACATGACCCTCCGCGGCGACGACGGCGTCACCACGGCCAGCCACGGGGACAGCCTCTACCGCGTCGTCAGCATCACCCCCGCCGGCGGCGCGGTGCCCCGGCCCGCCCGCGATCAGCGCGGCGGCGGCGGCGGCAACCGCTCCGGAAACGGCGGTTCGCGCCGCCGCAGGGGCGGCGGAGGCGGACAGCGCTCCGGCGAACGACGCCCTCAGGAGCAGGATCCGGGAACCCTGGGGGACTGACCCCATGTCCTCCGGGACCAACGACACCATCGCCGCGATCTCCACGCCCCCCGGCGAGGGCAGCGTGGGGATTGTGCGGCTGAGCGGGCCGGGCGCGGTGCGGACCGCCTCGGCCCTTTTTGTCTCCCCGCATGGACGGAGCCCCCTCACCCACCCGCGCCAGCGCGTGTTTCACGGCCACATCCACGACGCGGCGGGCCGCGTCCTGGACGAGGTGCTGCTCCACGTCATGCGCGCGCCCCGCAGCTATACCCGCGAGGACGTCGTCGAGATCAACGCCCACGGCGGCCCCGCGCCCCTGCGCGCCATCCTAGAAGAGGCCCTGCGGCGCGGCTGCCGCCTCGCCCGGCCCGGCGAGTTCACCCAGCGCGCCTTCCTTAACGGCCGCCTCGACCTCGTGCAGGCCGAGGCCGTCATTGACCGCATCCGCGCCCGCACCGACGCCGCCCTCCGCGCCGCCAACGCGGCCGCCTCCGGCGAACTCTCCGCCGAGATGCGCCGCCTGCGCGAGACCCTGGCCGACGCCCTCGCCCGCGCC
Encoded here:
- the rnpA gene encoding ribonuclease P protein component, producing MSGEGFPRSARITRPKEYDFVFKKGRKSVGAHFICYLAADPAPEPRLGLAVSRKVGNAVARNRVKRRIRDLFRRRRAGMAAGTHVVVVARPGSAELASGAFFGELEGLLRRGGALDG
- the yidD gene encoding membrane protein insertion efficiency factor YidD, with the protein product MSWWWRVREAPSWLPGPSLGNWKACCAAGARWMARLLVACIRIYQRTLSPLLGNHCRFYPSCSQYAVEALQIHGVFRGTAYAAWRLLRCQPFCKGGHDPVPAPRARTKTGGF
- the yidC gene encoding membrane protein insertase YidC → MQRNQLLAIVLMVALVLVWTQFFMPAPPKKPAPQTPVTAEMPAAPEDPAQTPETADAPAVDPASPLSWLPPAADMPADPAADEVTLKNDQLELVFTRVGARLKRATVILGKEGEDSRQLVPQPKPDTPDTAAEYPLGLRFGGQFWGDAANDRRWDAAVSPDGLEAVFTLEAPGRARVTKTFRLGAEGHTLDTRVGFANLGAEPQLLGLDTREPALALLWGPDVASGDLTKGASQHFVWRVGDGNTYKATTKLDAADPVERIMSPEWVAVWSAYFCVGLKPEFAGGQGWIEGRAGDFLVGVGAPREELAPGAEAAWAYKVYIGSTAVRDMAAGWPTLPSVQRFFTSVTLMDKFAKALLVVLNWCHDHVWANYGIAIILLTLLVRIAVFPLTYKSMLSMKRMQKLAPELERLKAECGEDQQEFQKRSMELYKERGVNPLGGCLPLFLQMPVFFALYRMLWSAFELRSAPFLWIADLSEADRLFTFPFTIPFISVDSLNLLPILSAVAMYASQKIMPPSGPVQNPQQKLMMNLMPFIFSVFMYNLASGLNLYILVSTLLGIAQNFVIQGANVSVEPVKKRTPRKARHFYDAAQAKKREMAKEIRREKEDKRSRNRKDKP
- a CDS encoding KH domain-containing protein encodes the protein MKSVEARGKTREEAIQGALRQLGVELYEVDKIEILDEGSRGLFGFGARDAHVRLTCQHLHDTPARAESGGDRGGDRDRDRGRRGGRGRDRDNRGGEQPPRGQGGQGQERRDGRQGGGQQSRDGQSRDGQSRGRGGNEQSRGGNDANRGRGRDNRGGGQQGGGQQGGGNARPQQQRRAEAPAAPARENAPSEDVATKHTSVHDEALDALRRAEMFEQALADGGADAPDTAAEDRAPLPPAQAEEPVDPITDEQGAEAAELLRAMLDKMGLPGEVAFVRSDDGTPRLDVKSEHTPMLIGRKGHTLNALQYLVNRMLTKGDTAENTERLVVDIEGYVDRRRQSLEDLARTMASRAKESGRIVRLKPLSPQERRIIHMTLRGDDGVTTASHGDSLYRVVSITPAGGAVPRPARDQRGGGGGNRSGNGGSRRRRGGGGGQRSGERRPQEQDPGTLGD